In a genomic window of Microterricola viridarii:
- a CDS encoding N-acetylglucosamine kinase produces MTEPRYLAVDLGKTSCRLRLFDANGVIADESGPGAPGIADLDGPARSAEAIREVFLRLPAGERASLAGVGIGAAGVEAAGDVARDLVAAVHEFTGAPVALINDALAAHAGVFGGGGGVILIIGTGAIAYAVADDGATRQIDGWGPWLGDEGSGRWIGQEGLIAALRDFDGRGPATALTDRARDLVGDLAAMPAWVSAEGNPARRLGRFTPDVLDAAGEGDAVARGIVVRACDALAHTARAAATAEIAVWGGVADHPYFSAELTATFAEAGITIIPSRGNALDGAALIITRTDLGYEERIIRG; encoded by the coding sequence ATGACTGAGCCGCGCTATCTGGCGGTAGACCTGGGAAAGACGTCGTGCCGCCTCAGGCTGTTCGACGCCAACGGCGTGATCGCCGACGAGAGCGGCCCCGGTGCCCCCGGCATCGCCGATCTCGATGGGCCGGCGCGCTCTGCCGAGGCGATCCGCGAGGTGTTCCTGCGGCTTCCCGCAGGGGAGCGCGCGTCCCTGGCCGGCGTCGGCATCGGCGCGGCCGGTGTGGAGGCGGCGGGCGACGTCGCACGGGATCTCGTCGCGGCGGTGCACGAGTTCACCGGGGCCCCGGTTGCCCTCATCAACGACGCGCTCGCAGCACACGCCGGCGTCTTCGGTGGCGGCGGCGGAGTCATCCTGATCATCGGCACCGGAGCGATCGCCTACGCGGTCGCCGACGACGGCGCCACCCGTCAGATCGACGGATGGGGCCCATGGCTCGGCGACGAGGGAAGCGGGCGGTGGATCGGCCAGGAGGGTCTCATCGCCGCCCTGCGCGACTTCGACGGGCGCGGCCCCGCGACCGCGCTGACCGACCGCGCCCGCGACCTGGTCGGTGACCTCGCCGCGATGCCCGCCTGGGTCAGCGCAGAGGGCAACCCGGCCCGCCGCCTGGGGCGTTTCACCCCCGATGTGCTCGACGCCGCCGGGGAGGGCGACGCGGTCGCCAGGGGCATCGTGGTGCGCGCCTGCGACGCGCTCGCCCACACGGCGCGCGCCGCGGCAACCGCCGAGATCGCTGTCTGGGGCGGCGTCGCCGACCACCCGTACTTTTCCGCCGAGCTGACCGCTACCTTCGCGGAAGCCGGCATCACCATCATCCCGTCTCGCGGGAATGCACTTGACGGAGCCGCGCTCATCATCACGCGCACCGACTTGGGCTATGAAGAGAGGATCATCCGTGGATAA
- a CDS encoding anhydro-N-acetylmuramic acid kinase: MIILSLQSGTSADGIDVAVVEATTSGDRARPDLTLVSRWTRTLDWEPELRARILAYADGECLDAGAHTALTTEIGQGFAAAAATAVAECGLEPDLVVSHGQTVFHWVEDGRARGTLQLGEPAWIAEATGAPVLANLRAADIAAGGQGAPLMGLFDAAFFGPAVDVASLNLGGIANLQILRPDGSALAFDTGPANVLIDASVAEHTGGVLGFDRDGALAAAGTVHDGVLAALLEHPYLRQASPKSTGRETFTLAIVRSALATAGVRLELPDLIATLTRYTATSVADALRGSGPEVRTVVASGGGVLNPTLVRELADALARDGVRLRTSDELGIDPEFKESLLFAFLGFCSWHRIPVSLEHGIARIAGAISPAPNGFTLPAPLDGISRLSLAAAPHPTGEHRDD; the protein is encoded by the coding sequence GTGATCATCCTGTCGCTGCAGTCAGGCACGAGCGCCGATGGCATCGACGTCGCCGTGGTCGAAGCGACCACGAGCGGCGATCGGGCCAGACCCGATCTCACGCTCGTCTCGCGATGGACGCGCACGCTCGACTGGGAACCGGAACTTCGTGCCCGGATCCTGGCGTACGCCGACGGCGAGTGCCTGGACGCCGGTGCGCACACCGCGCTCACGACGGAGATCGGGCAGGGCTTCGCGGCCGCCGCGGCCACCGCGGTCGCTGAGTGCGGCCTCGAGCCTGACCTCGTCGTCTCCCACGGCCAGACCGTGTTCCACTGGGTCGAGGACGGTCGTGCGCGCGGCACCCTGCAGCTGGGGGAACCGGCATGGATCGCCGAGGCCACCGGCGCCCCCGTGCTCGCCAACCTCCGTGCAGCGGACATCGCCGCTGGCGGCCAGGGCGCGCCCCTCATGGGCCTGTTCGACGCCGCGTTCTTCGGCCCCGCCGTCGACGTCGCCTCGCTCAACCTCGGCGGCATCGCCAACCTGCAGATCCTCCGCCCCGACGGTTCTGCCCTCGCCTTCGACACCGGCCCCGCGAACGTGCTGATCGACGCGAGCGTTGCAGAACACACGGGCGGCGTGCTCGGTTTCGACCGCGACGGAGCGCTCGCCGCCGCGGGCACCGTCCATGACGGTGTGCTCGCGGCGCTGCTCGAGCATCCGTACCTCCGACAGGCGTCGCCCAAGAGCACCGGCCGGGAGACGTTTACCCTGGCCATCGTTCGCAGCGCCCTGGCCACGGCTGGGGTGCGCCTCGAACTCCCCGACCTGATCGCCACGCTCACCCGCTACACGGCGACCAGCGTCGCCGATGCGCTGCGCGGCAGCGGGCCAGAGGTGCGCACCGTCGTCGCCTCCGGCGGTGGCGTGCTGAACCCCACTCTGGTTCGAGAGCTCGCCGACGCCCTGGCCCGCGACGGGGTGCGCCTGCGCACGAGCGATGAGCTCGGCATCGACCCCGAGTTCAAGGAGTCGCTGCTCTTCGCGTTCCTCGGCTTCTGCTCCTGGCACCGCATCCCGGTGAGCCTCGAGCACGGAATCGCCAGGATCGCCGGTGCCATCAGCCCGGCCCCGAATGGCTTCACCCTGCCGGCGCCACTCGACGGGATCTCTCGGTTGAGCCTGGCCGCCGCGCCCCACCCCACCGGAGAACACCGTGATGACTGA
- the murQ gene encoding N-acetylmuramic acid 6-phosphate etherase, protein MDNSNALEGRGQLRDFLGTLPTETVGERYPDLDLLDDAGLVHAMIESERAVADAVLAQAEQITAALAGIVEGMARGGRLIYMGAGTAGRMGILDASEAPPTFGISEDVIIGRIAGGVTAIHTAVENAEDDAQSGAHDVDGLDLGPNDTLVGISASGRTPYVVGALTRARERGAFTVAHSCNPGSAIGAAAQVAIETEVGPELLTGSTRLKSGSAQKLVLNTLSTGAMVRAGKVYRNLMVDLRATNEKLRARSERTVILATGAEPAIAAAALEATGGWVKAAILAIEAGIPAADAVAALEGNGGFLRTAITEATAS, encoded by the coding sequence GTGGATAACTCGAACGCACTCGAGGGCCGGGGGCAGCTGCGCGACTTCCTCGGCACATTGCCGACCGAGACGGTCGGCGAGCGCTACCCCGATCTCGACCTGCTGGACGACGCCGGGCTCGTGCACGCCATGATCGAGAGCGAGCGCGCCGTCGCCGACGCGGTTCTCGCGCAGGCCGAGCAGATCACGGCGGCCCTTGCGGGCATCGTCGAGGGAATGGCGCGTGGCGGTCGGCTCATCTACATGGGAGCCGGGACGGCCGGACGCATGGGAATCCTCGACGCCAGTGAGGCCCCGCCGACATTCGGCATCTCCGAGGACGTCATCATCGGCAGGATCGCCGGAGGCGTGACCGCCATCCACACCGCCGTCGAGAACGCAGAGGACGACGCCCAGTCCGGCGCCCACGACGTCGACGGCCTCGACCTCGGCCCGAACGACACCCTGGTCGGCATCTCGGCCTCCGGCCGCACCCCGTACGTCGTCGGTGCACTGACCCGCGCCCGCGAGCGCGGTGCGTTCACCGTTGCGCACTCCTGCAACCCGGGCTCGGCGATCGGCGCCGCGGCACAGGTCGCCATCGAGACCGAGGTCGGCCCGGAGCTGCTCACCGGCTCGACGCGGCTCAAGTCGGGTTCCGCGCAGAAGCTCGTTCTCAACACACTGAGCACGGGAGCCATGGTGCGAGCCGGCAAGGTCTACCGTAATCTCATGGTTGACCTTCGCGCGACGAACGAGAAGCTGCGCGCGCGCAGCGAGCGAACCGTCATCCTCGCCACCGGCGCAGAGCCGGCGATCGCCGCGGCCGCGCTGGAGGCGACCGGCGGGTGGGTCAAGGCCGCCATCCTGGCGATCGAGGCGGGTATCCCCGCCGCCGACGCCGTGGCAGCGCTCGAGGGCAATGGCGGATTCCTGCGCACCGCGATCACCGAGGCGACGGCGAGCTAG